The following are from one region of the Oenanthe melanoleuca isolate GR-GAL-2019-014 chromosome 23, OMel1.0, whole genome shotgun sequence genome:
- the HTR1D gene encoding 5-hydroxytryptamine receptor 1D, with product MAHYNHSAQLSLQSSANKSLNVTETPLSWDERTLLGLKISLSILLSVITLATILANAFVVITIFLTRKLHTPANFLIGSLAVTDLLVSVLVMPVSIVYTVTHTWAFGQLLCDIWLSSDVTCCTASILHLCVIALDRYWAITDALEYSKRRTAGRAALMVAVVWIISVSISVPPFFWRQVKAPEEIAKCAVNTDQISYTIYSTCGAFYIPTVLLLILYGRIYAAARSRILKPPPLYGKRFTTAHLIAGSAGSSLCSINASLHEGHSHADGSPIFIGHVKIKLADSVQERKRISAARERKATKTLGIILGAFIFCWLPFFVISLVVPICQDACWFHPILLDFFTWLGYLNSLINPVIYTAFNEEFKQAFQKLILFQKCSS from the coding sequence atggCTCACTACAACcactcagcacagctctctctgcagagctcagcaaacAAATCATTAAACGTCACTGAAACCCCACTGTCTTGGGATGAAAGGACACTCTTAGGGCTGAAGATTTCGCTGTCCATCCTCCTGTCTGTTATAACTTTGGCAACAATCCTTGCCAACGCCTTTGTTGTCATCACAATTTTTCTGACGAGGAAGCTCCACACGCCTGCGAATTTCCTCATCGGCTCCCTGGCGGTGACCGACCTCTTAGTGTCCGTGCTGGTGATGCCTGTCAGCATTGTCTACACTGTCACCCACACCTGGGCCTTTGGCCAGCTGCTGTGTGACATCTGGCTGTCATCAGACGTCAcctgctgcacagcctccaTCCTGCACCTGTGTGTCATCGCCCTGGACAGGTACTGGGCCATCACCGACGCCCTGGAGTACAGCAAGCGCCGCACGGCTGGCCGGGCAGCCCTCATGGTGGCCGTGGTCTGGATCATCTCTGTCAGCATCTCTGTGCCACCCTTTTTCTGGAGGCAAGTGAAAGCTCCTGAAGAAATCGCAAAGTGCGCTGTGAACACGGATCAAATTTCCTACACCATTTATTCCACCTGTGGGGCTTTCTACATCCCAACTGTGCTCCTCCTGATACTGTACGGCAGAATTTATGCAGCAGCTCGCTCCAGGATCCTGAAGCCTCCTCCTTTGTATGGGAAACGTTTTACTACTGCCCACCTGATTGCTGGTTCTGCAggctcttccctctgctccatcaATGCCAGCCTCCATGAAGGGCATTCCCATGCAGATGGATCCCCAATATTTATTGGTcatgttaaaataaaacttgcagATAGCgtgcaggaaaggaaaagaatttctgCTGCCAGAGAAAGGAAAGCTACCAAAACTTTAGGCATCATTCTGGGAGCTTTCATTTTTTGCTGGCTGCCTTTTTTTGTCATATCCCTAGTTGTACCAATCTGCCAAGATGCCTGTTGGTTTCATCCCATCCTGCTGGACTTTTTTACCTGGTTGGGTTACCTAAACTCATTAATCAATCCAGTCATTTATACAGCTTTTAATGAAGAATTTAAACAGGCTTTCCAAAAACTAATACTTTTCCAGAAGTGTTCCTCTTGA